A single Camelus ferus isolate YT-003-E chromosome 3, BCGSAC_Cfer_1.0, whole genome shotgun sequence DNA region contains:
- the CETN3 gene encoding centrin-3 isoform X1, giving the protein MSLALRNELVVDKTKRKKRRELSEEQKQEIKDAFELFDTDKDAAIDYHELKVAMRALGFDVKKADVLKILKDYDREATGKITFEDFNEVVTDWILERDPHEEILKAFKLFDDDDSGKISLRNLRRVARELGENMSDEELRAMIEEFDKDGDGEINQEEFIAIMTGDI; this is encoded by the exons ATGAGTTTAGCTCTGAG aaATGAGCTTGTAGTagacaaaacaaagagaaaaaaaagaagagaactctctgaagaacagaaacaagaaattaaagatgCTTTTGAACTATTTGACACAGACAAAGATGCAGCAATAGATTATCATGAATTAaag GTGGCAATGAGAGCCTTGGGGTTTGATGTAAAAAAAGCTGATGTACTGAAGATTCTTAAAGACTATGACAGAGAAGCCACAGGGAAAATCACCTTTGAAGATTTTAATGAAGttg TGACAGACTGGATATTGGAGAGAGATCCACATGAAGAAATATTGAAGGCATTCAAACTATTTGATGATGATGACTCAGGTAAAATAAGCCTGAGGAATTTGCGACGTGTTGCCAGAGAATTGGGTGAAAACATGAGTGATGAAGAACTTCGGGCTATGATAGAAGAATTTGATAAAGATGGTGATGGAGAAA TAAATCAAGAGGAATTCATTGCTATTATGACTGGTGACATTTAA
- the CETN3 gene encoding centrin-3 isoform X2 codes for MSLALRNELVVDKTKRKKRRELSEEQKQEIKDAFELFDTDKDAAIDYHELKVAMRALGFDVKKADVLKILKDYDREATGKITFEDFNEVVTDWILERDPHEEILKAFKLFDDDDSGKISLRNLRRVARELGENMSDEELRAMIEEFDKDGDGESGCEC; via the exons ATGAGTTTAGCTCTGAG aaATGAGCTTGTAGTagacaaaacaaagagaaaaaaaagaagagaactctctgaagaacagaaacaagaaattaaagatgCTTTTGAACTATTTGACACAGACAAAGATGCAGCAATAGATTATCATGAATTAaag GTGGCAATGAGAGCCTTGGGGTTTGATGTAAAAAAAGCTGATGTACTGAAGATTCTTAAAGACTATGACAGAGAAGCCACAGGGAAAATCACCTTTGAAGATTTTAATGAAGttg TGACAGACTGGATATTGGAGAGAGATCCACATGAAGAAATATTGAAGGCATTCAAACTATTTGATGATGATGACTCAGGTAAAATAAGCCTGAGGAATTTGCGACGTGTTGCCAGAGAATTGGGTGAAAACATGAGTGATGAAGAACTTCGGGCTATGATAGAAGAATTTGATAAAGATGGTGATGGAGAAA GTGGTTGTGAGTGTTAA